Genomic window (Cucumis sativus cultivar 9930 chromosome 2, Cucumber_9930_V3, whole genome shotgun sequence):
TTCGTAGATTCGAATAcactattgaaaatatttatgaactacaaaaactaaattctaactttttctaaaatgtaggaatcaaatctataatttaattttgtcgTGTATCCTTGTCAATAGGTTAACTAGTAAAGACTCATAAAACAAAGTAgagtaattttatagtttatgagacgtttttaaaatttgtaatagtTTTTAGtaacaaaacaacaataaaaaaaatatcaaaaccaGCAACAAGATAAGATGATCTTAAAGCCGAATAATCATTCAAAGCCTATGACTACGAATATGAAAGTCGTGGGTTGAATTCCAATACAACAAATGACAAATGGAATCAACACAAAGCTAAAACTTGGTTAGcaaattttcactttcatttttcaatatatataaagtattaaacttaatttagtttaatttggtGATCATCATTCTAGAAAAAAAGAGGCGACCAAAGATTCTTCTCAAGGAGGACGAAGGAGATAAAGAAGACAAAAGTAAACTTTTATGAAGTTTATCTCTTCTATaacttaaaactttaaaatcgAACCGATCCATTTCATAACATATAGGTTCGCTTAATAGATCAATGACAAGAAAATTTTCGAGACTTTTTAGGTGACAATAACTCGAGGATCTTGATGCTTTTACACTTGACtttttatttgcatatttattaaatataatcgTTGAATTcttaaccaaatttttttaaaaaaaattgtaagatattttttacggttattaaaatttagcttgattttttaaaaccattgaaaaaatgtgaataatataataaagatTACCAAATGAGAGCTgtataattcaaattcatcaataacaattaatattttaattaaaaagaaaaaaaaatgtgatctAAAGTTTGACACGTCATAAAACATCATTTTTGAGATCGATTCAATTAACcactttaaaaaagttaaagacACATAAAAGAAGTGAACTATGGCTACGTATGCGAATAAGTCAACAATAAGATTTTCAAACGGaactcaattttaaatttaacattaaacaaaactaGTTTTCATTAAACATGATTTCcttttaatgataaatttccaattttgggaattgcaattttgttcctcaaaatttcaatttcgtATATACTCTTGAACGCGtaataaatttgttagttttaaaagtttcttACTTAGATTGCTCATTTTCTTGTACATTTAAAAGTTTCTTTAACTTAGATGGCTTGTACACATTTACACATATAcgtgtatgtatataaatgatagacttttctatatttacaatattttaaaatggttgctgtatatacttaattattatttataaaattgtcaaCCAGAAATTATACTATCAACTTTGGTTAGCAACTTTTTAATCACCAGCAAATAAAGTATTATCAAATAAGCTGGATCACTCtcacttttgaaaataagtaaactattaaacttgatttagtttaatttggtgatcatcttaattaaaatttactaaTCACAATGGGAGCCATCTACTTTCACTTGACTAATCTTCATTAGAAAATCACGTTGCGTCATCACCGGCCACCGCCGACCGCCGACGTCCGAAGTCGGCTCCGTCTTCTCAGCCGGATTcgtaaaatacaaaaaatattctaaGCCTTCAAAATTGACTTCATTTTGGCCACGTGATTCAAAATatcctctttctttcttttattttatgttttggtCAGTGTGTTTCTGGAAACCGTCAATTCAACTAAAAATTGGGGTTTCCATTTCTAAAGGAAAATCTAACGAAGTAACCAATTTTGTATTCCTCTTTCCCCCACTTccattttcactttcttcttactttttctttttgtttatttaaaccccAAATCCAATTTCCCTCATTCAtcctctttcttctctaattTCAATGGATCAGATTGCTCTGTCTCAGCTTGCCACCGGCCTGAGTGTGCTGGCCGGCGCCGTGGTCGTGAAATCAGTAATCGAACAGAAGCTACCGATGGCTGGGTCGATGCCGAGGTGTCCGACTTGTAAAGGGTCGGGTCGGGTCACGTGTATATGCGTCCGGTGGTCAGATGGAGATGTTGGGTGCCGTTCGTGTTCAGGGTCAGGTCGGATGTCGTGTAGAAGTTGCGGTGGCGGTGGGAGAGGACGACCGATCACCGTACAATTATCGATGAGCCAATCCAACCGCTGATTTTGAacgttctttttctttcttatttgaaTTTGGATGCAGTTGAATTGTGTTTATGTGGATCATTTAATGTAAAGAAAAGatacatttatttgtttataacaaaaaatgttgaagtaaatttttttggttttaggGTCTTACTAACATGTACGATGCTACAAGTGAAATTACtatgaaattgttgaaaattctTATCAAATAAGAAACATTGTTTTATGAAGAAAGAACAActtaaatacattaattttatggtacatttatttctttgtgTTGTGATCCACCCCCTAGTTCTTAGTGTTAGTTTCAAGATTCAAAACCTAAAAAGTACCACTGGATTATCAAATGTGAAGTCTACAAAACTTGAAtaaattggattggtttggCTCCGTGAATTTCCTTCAAAATAAAGTACAGGTAGATTGGATTATTTAGGTTCCATtggatcaattttttttcttagttttaaatatttgaaatgtatgcttgttttctttccattcctttattttgattttcatctaTCTTAAAGAATTCAAAACATGTCACTTGGGTGGAAGTGAGtatattataaactaaatttatggTATGAAACGTTACATTTTAGTTAGCCAAGTTTTGGGCTTAATGATGAAggatatattcatttttttcataccTCAGTCCATTACAAAAACCATAAGAAtcataaaaagttaattagtatataaaaTCCTTTGTTGTCTTCTCTCATTTACTGTTACAAATTCGAACATGCttaattcaaactcaactaCATAATCATAAACTAAATGAACTCCCAATTAATTATCAAGGAGGGTGGATTCATTGATTTCACAAAAGATTTAGATTTAGCTAATGATTAAGCAACAGAACACAAGGATTAGAGGGTTTTCAAAGGAAGAAGACACCAACCAAAAAACCCCCCAAAAATGGTGGGATTTAAGGAAGCAAAACTGTAGTTTTAGCGCCTACAAATCATAGCATTATCATTCAATCAGATGACTTCTCTACACAAATCTACACCAAATatcaaaaaactaaaagctGGGTTTGGTAAGATAACActaataattaacaaacaaatcttgaaaagagaggaagaaaaaaaagagtgcaATTTGAGCATGAGACATGTTTTACTTTCTGTTGATGCAGCCATGTGGGCAATCATGCATGGGGTTAAAGAGCAAGACTTTTGATTGAGGACTTTTCACAAACACCTTGAAAGCATTTTGAGGGATTAGATATGTGTGTGTATTGGAAAAAGTGAAGCAACCAGTTGGCATCCATTTGGGGACAGAAATGAGCCAAGTTTCCTTTgagaagaagcaaaagaatcaaaagaatggAACAGGgggaaaaaaatagatttgaaaAGGGAATGATGAGATTATGGGATCTTATAATGAGAACTGGAtcaaaatggttttttttctttctttttgtagtgACATTTTTTGTGGTTATTATTACCACAAAATACCCAAAATTCATAGTAAACAATTTGGAAGCCAGAAGACAAAGCAAAGGGGGATTTGGTGTTGGTTCCCCTCAAAAGAATTATTAGGTCTCTATCTCTTTGTATGTAAATCTTCCTTTTGGTTCAGATTTTGGCAGcgtttcttcttttcattattgatTGTTCACATGGCTGGTTGCACTCTGCAGAACAACCAAGAATAAAATGTGCAACCAAGCCCAAAAAGCCATCTTCAACGTCTCTATAGACATTCaactatatatgttttgatatCATACCAAATGACATATGGTCATGTCTAAAACTTAATTGATAACAATGAGTAGCTCCAtcaattaaaacatatttcGTTAGTTCACACTCACTAGctagtatatatattcacaagATTATAATACTAAACacaaaaagatgaagaaagaaagtaagaaagaaaagtggaTTTGTGTTGGCCCGAATCGAGAGGTTAATTATGAACAAAATCTTGAAGTTTTGGGAAACAAAATGGGATGTTTatgttattgatttatttatttatgaaggGAATAATTTGGCCCACACACACTGACTTAAAGTAATTCAACTGTGAGATGCAGAGGCATGCATTAGCATTAGCATTGGCATTAGCCTTTAGGCCACACTCTTTGTTGCCCAATcattttcctctctctttcattGACTTTCTTCATTGAAtgcctttcatttttttctttttgtagttgTTGGTAGGCCTTATAGCTtgaattattcaaataatattatgtGCTTACGTGTCATCTAGCCACGTCGCGTGCAAGTGAtctcataaatttaatataaaacaataatagtCGATTGTATTTACATCTTTCATATCGACATGAGTCGTATGACGATGCTCTCtaagtattttttatcttaGCTCGTTCGGTTAGTTTCGttcttaaattatatatataccaaaagGGTTATTACATTCgatgttatatttttactttttcatatatttaagtaattttttaataatttttaatcatGTTTTTTACTTGTTagagaaataataaacaaagaaaaaacaaattcttttatcaaactaagactatattatattttatcttaatGCATTGTTTCATTAGGTAgttaactaaaacaaactatAAAGAATGAGGGTGTGTTGAATTTGGTGGAACGCCACCGAACTTAATCATTTTAAGAAAGTATAATAAATCATGGAATAAGAAATCatgtaatgaaaaagaaaaacgaactAAGTCAATTTGGTAGAACGAAATGTggtcaaaatattattttcgttctgtatactttaaaatttaaaatttatttaatctattttaagtactttttaataaatcttaaaatttattttagaaatatattaatagataaatgaatgcataataattaattaattaattagaaaaatatttgcatttatttcaaaaaaaagaaagaaagaaagaaagaaagaaaaggagagtgtaaaatgtgatatatataattaaaaatgttgaaggagtcataatcataaataaagaGATTAGATGCCGactcttttaaattaatgtgaTTTAATGAATGATGCATCTATCCATCTATCTCTATTACTTGCCTTTGCTTCACCATAAATACCTAATCTCATTACTCTTACAATCCCTTCAAAAgccaatttattttttcttctgtttttttagaacaaattcaaaaaaaaagaaaatgctacatcattttttttgttcaagcAGTAAGAATTATCTTAATTAGGTGAGAGTTATCTTTTGGCTAGATATCACAAGCGTTGTTTATTAAGATATGTTACAAAGTTAGACTATAATCAGCATACTTAGAACTACTATGTcgaagacaaaaagaaaaccctaaacGAATTTCTCTCTAATGGAAAGCTTAAAGCAAATCAATCTCAAAAAATTATAGTGCTTTCAATATTGGTCACTAAACTACTTAGACGGCTAATATTTCATCATCgtaaaaacatttttacatttatatgaGTTGGATATCATAtgaaatatagtaaatagttttattcattcaattttttttatatttgtcgATTGCGACATTTCTATAGACATTGATATTTAGAAACGTAGGTTAGagttgaaagaaaggaaggaaatattattaaaagaaagaaaagggttgGAAGTGAATAGCCGTGGCCGTACCTCTCATCTCCCTCAACTTTTCTGTTCCAATTTATAACATTCATTGGTCAactttctctcattttcatcataaaaacaataataataaattttttattattgttattatcgttattattattattatagaaagagtttttttttctctttttttcctttttctaattGCTTGCTGTTGAAGATATGTACGTTATCGATTGATGATGGACatgtatttttaagttttaagtatgaaattttgtatcaaatttaaaagtaatgatCATTTAATAGTCGTATGATTATCATTTGATAGTCTTTTAATAACCTTATGATTTGTCATTTGATAgtattaattttgtcatatccGCACTAGGTAGAAAGTTTGTGtcatgaattgtttttttttttctttctaaatgcttttattatttgatgcatgtttttttaaaaaatacaagttatctgatattttattaatccATATGTATTGGTGTGGCtaacaataatatttgataCATATGAGATTTGTTAGAACTTGTTTGgtacataaattaattttagttagaaagtttttttcttctaaacatATCaccaaataaatgaatatCGTATGTATGATTCGTGTCTCTGTCAGACAAATTGTATAAAAATTGCACcaaatgataatattaatatgtattcttaaataatttgtcatacatgtttgtattttcatttctcttaaagttaaaaattacgttatattatatgattaaCGAATTAGTTATGCATCGATgaacttaatttatttacagGGATACATCATTTAAAATCTAGTGTTCATATTTGTAAGTGTAATTTTCACATGTATTTTGGATGTTGAAATTTTCACATCCTAGATTTGTTTTGTACTAGCTAAAAGGATCGTATCAATATTTGAGAcgaattaaattattttttctttgtttctatCTTTAGGTAAACGAATCTATCTATAAAGATTCTCTATCCTAATATTAGTTGACgttatgtttttatatttttggtgaCTTTTATAATGTTCAAGGAAATAGACATATATTTACAACAAGTTAGTACTGTAAGCTTAATATAATATTCATTTGAATACAAACCATATACTTGCAAATGAGCATCATCAACCActcaatatttatatgaaatagTCTTGATTGATTGAGAGTCTGAGAAATATATATCTCTTCTATACAGAGAGATCTGGagtttctataaattttacatttttgtttgctctttaaatctttgaattttttttatcaataattcaaaaactaTAGATTATGTCATTCATGAAAAAATATGTCTCAAGGGAGGTTCTAAAGTTTTTCAATTGCATGGAAAAGTCTAATTTTGTATTAGTTGTAAATTAACATTTACTATATAGTTTGATGGgtcattgtttcttttgttattttgatgatctaaattaaattaatagaatataaattcatttattattgaaaatttatcaacaaaattgatattctaaatattgttttaaaaaaattcaggaACAAATGCTTCTAATTAACTTTGCAAGTTGGAATCTCATTACAAACTATACCCATAGTTAAATTATATCttgtgttttaaaaataactattattaaaacttatcatattaattaaaaaaagtgagtTTCTTTGTGTACTATTTGATCAATTTGatgtatattctttttaaaggaATGTATGGTCATTATTGGCCTTTCTTACCTAACAAAAGggattatttttaattagaagcCATTTAATGAagtgattatatatatatatatatatagcaaacaAACATATGCATTATTTGCGAATTGATTATGTATTAATCGCTAACACATCAAATGCCAACTTGGTTTATAAGTTAAAGagattcaataataataataattatattaacaaaaacttaaatcaAACTTATCCTTTAACTCATAAACTATGAATATTTGTCAATTGAAAGATTCGATCTACACTCAATagttgttaattaaaaaaaaaaatcggatgaatcttaatttatataaaccATCTAAATGTCTGATGATCACAAGTTGCCACGtgacaattatatttttcttaaagagtactttttaaacatttatttttcttgtactTGTGATTCAATCGATTTAATGGATGCGTGAAGATAACTGCATTAAAGTATTacttatattttcttttaaaaaaatgacgaACCGCAAATTAGACACTTTAGGTATAACGACATAacgtaattaatttaattaaattcattttcataagTATATAAGTgataaattatagaaaatttgcatcaaataacaaaaacatttagaaaaaaaaaaaaaacaactcatgatatctattttttgcatattacgAATATATATGGTAAAATCAATGATATTAGACCGTTATCAAACAGTAATCATCGAGTTATTAAAAGGCTATCAAATAGTAATCATAAAATTATcggcttttaaatttgttatttttcaatttagaaaatataatgacaTGAATCTTATTatcataaccttttttttactatttttgcaaggATTCCTAAGTTGTATTAAGGTAGAGCATATCGCTAGTAGAAATTTATATACGATTGGTTAGTAGAAATTGATAAATGTATAGAAAAAggatttaattaatgaaagaGGGAGGGAGTTGATGtgtgataatataattacacCAAATACGACATAAAGTGATAGTATTAAAGACAAGTATAGAGGGCGAGAACGACGACGTAAATTAGCTTAACTACTTCCATTAATAATTACAAgtggtcttcttcttcttcttcttcttcttcttcttcttcttcttcttcttcacacatttcattttacttcaatttctccactttctttctttctatttttggtGTTTATGAGACAATAATGAAAGCTACTTATTTGTGTaacctaattaattatcaagATTGACAAAGAgcacaaaacataaataatagaataCACATTATTAATCCAATTTTGTTGAGACAATGGCTTCCATAAGCATTTTGcttcttattttctatttttgaaatttatttttagtcaaatttaaaaattaaaacatttcttttctaaattttcatttaaatattcacAACGTTTTTAAGAAAGTAGATAAAACTCGAAATTAGATTGCTATTGAatcctatttttttaaaaaataaaaaattgtaatgagAGATTTGTGAAAGTTAGAGGTTAATTGAcaatctttattttgttttttttactttatttatggagaagagaataaattaagagaaaaaaaagggaaagaaatatatataatgttttattttgttctgaaaaataatttaattcaaagtcatctaaaaaaattaaaattttcaaacaaaaattctaCATTAAACTGTTTTGAATTTCCTTTTTAGTCTCTATCACCATAGAGTTTCTTCTCTGCttgaaaacaatatatataattcaagtATTCAAACAAGTTGTCCATATTAATCTTTTTGAAAAGGACCATTTTCTGACTATACatgaaagtgtaaaaaaacaaagttgaaaTTAGCTATTGAGTTTGCAAATGTTACTAATTTTCTTTGGCGAAcaaatttatctaaaatatattagcGAGAAAGTTATGAACATCACCATTCTTTGAGTGACGATTCTTGGCTGAGAATTTTGAGTCTCCATGGCAAGTAAACATTATACTAAATTCACATGCTCaatttcactctttttttgttcgacattattttaattaaaagcaATGGTGTGTTCAAACATAACACGACACCATATcgatataaatttttttcatattaattccTGTTAGTAGTTAATTAACTAATTCATTTCACCTCACTTAAACTCATCGTCAATACCATTAACTTTTGTTATAATCACGACTCAACTAATAGGTTAATCAATGACGTGTTTTAACAATGATAAAACGATTAATGACTAAAGGATATATTTAgcaaaaatgaatataattgAGATGTGATGTTCTAGAACGACCCTAAGTAGAGTAGCGGAGGAGTGGTTGAGAGGATATGAGAAATTTACTCAGCCGGCGGTGCTTCGGTTAGAGTTAGACGCCGACCGAACCCATGCTGACAAATACTTAGGCATTTCCAGCCATTTATTTCggtttaattctttttttttttttggaaatatatatatatatgttattgttattattattattagttgcactttttaaaatctttaaattaagttttttctttccttctctaACTGCTGCTTATGCCATTAAGCTTGTTggttttctaataaattttggtttgttatatttgtctATTTGTTCATTAATCACAACTATACAAATGTGtgtgtttatatttatataatacaaagttattccttttcttattGTAAGATTATAAATGTGAAGCTTCAAGAGACGAGCATATGGTCCAAATTTACATGATGAGAAGTTGGTGAAGTCCGAGATTTTTATCTAAGTTGGCTCTTTTTGAATATCGTTGCttaatacattattattatttaatgtgTACTAtcgtatatattttaatccaaaCTCACAAGTTAAGTCAAGAAAAGTTACTCTACATTTCACGTGTTTGGTTGtggaactttcaaaattttacaaagGGTTAATCTCTTTGTTttccaaatgaaaattattgtaattattaaactaattttaacatttttttaatcgtTGGTGAAGTTTTGAAAACCGAACCTCTGACTTCAAGGTTAATAGTAAGCTTTATACCCATTGAACTATTCATCGTATTGACATtgaacatatattaaaaagataactATAATGGAcaacaattttatgaataataattaagtatataataacatatttttttaaaaaattgcaaatacaaCAAAGTCTAGTCTTATCTCATACCAACGAGTTACAAGATATTATAATGTTGTTGTTTCTTATTGCTTATAGCCTTATAATGttatcttttttctcaaacatGCTTTCAAACGTTTGTGAAAACCTTTTCCtctaaacttgttttttcaaaacatttttcttaagaacGAGATGGAGGTCGTAGAATATTGTCACCGATTATTTGGATTCAAATTGGTTAACTTGTCATCAAAAGAGAACAAGTGCCACATGATCTGCCTTGTGAAACTTCCAAAGGTGCAACCATGATAGTTGGTAGTTTTATCATCGATAGACACTTATAGTCTTTTAGTAGTAATAGACAAATATTCTACAATatggtctatcaatgataaacttttatcataGATCTAATAGATTTATCaacatttgtaattttttaaacatatatatatatatagttaatattttgaatttaataattatatttacattgttCTAACATCAAACtgatataaaaataga
Coding sequences:
- the LOC101220122 gene encoding uncharacterized protein LOC101220122, which translates into the protein MDQIALSQLATGLSVLAGAVVVKSVIEQKLPMAGSMPRCPTCKGSGRVTCICVRWSDGDVGCRSCSGSGRMSCRSCGGGGRGRPITVQLSMSQSNR